The following are encoded together in the Vicia villosa cultivar HV-30 ecotype Madison, WI unplaced genomic scaffold, Vvil1.0 ctg.000089F_1_1, whole genome shotgun sequence genome:
- the LOC131623902 gene encoding uncharacterized protein LOC131623902, with protein MAQRNIILSVHYNGVISNDLTNGFSFSNTETKRFKVHCRSDFMHLKERIKSKLQLPVSEIIYRLPLFNGDNGIIFYVMKPIEDDDGVKVMFECHNSFAPLDDVELYVHIVSPPINQSQESHLHQYGMSQPTDEEPTQNNEPFIPNEDVDEYNDDEIQEVRYEDLFGDDNDPGIVVPLQPTNAQPISMYAPPEHMQSICLEEAQSESIYGSHKTNYSDVDLYEGVEFEDKEECVAAIQHWHITNNLDYWVYKSDKNRYVIKCKNPDCPFKCRASIRKKNSMWTIGKLSGPHVCTTTSISQDHRQLTSDIVSHCIRDLVNTDPSIKVKLIISHITGKYGYNISYRKAWIAKVKAIESLYGNWETSYTELPQWLLVMKTYLPGMIIDLETLHALSNEGSQLGDKMIFHRLFWAFQPCIHGFAYCKSIVQVDETWLYGRYRGTLLMVVAQDGNGNIFPIAFAIVEGETKDAWSFFLWNLRSHVTPQPNQCLISDRHPSIKSAYDDPVNGWKNPPSSHVYCIRHIAQNFMRAIRDKELRKKLVNMGYALTESTYNYYRTEIRQTNRDALEWIENIPREKWARAFDRGQRWGHMTTNLAEAMNSVLKATRNLPIASLFSATYFRMGALFGQRGHEWTKRLTSGQTFTDKCIKGMTEEVNKASSHNVYQFDRERFYFMVAERINRNDGRPTGTYGVDLRKRTCDCGKFQAFHLPCSHVIAACESIRQDYTIHIPDVFKIQHVFKVYQQSFQILPHQDN; from the exons ATGGCTCAGAGAAACATAATTCTTTCAGTGCACTACAACGGTGTTATCAGTAACGATCTAACCAACGGTTTTTCGTTTAGCAACACAGAAACAAAACGTTTCAAAGTGCATTGTAGGTCCGATTTTATGCATTTGAAGGAACGGATCAAATCAAAATTGCAACTTCCTGTCAGTGAAATTATTTATCGACTTCCGTTGTTTAATGGAGACAATGGTATCATTTTTTACGTCATGAAACCAATAGAGGACGACGATGGCGTTAAAGTGATGTTCGAATGTCACAATTCGTTTGCTCCTCTCGACGATGTCGAGCTATATGTTCATATTGTTAGTCCTCCCATTAACCAATCGCAAGAGTCGCATTTACATCAATACGGTATGAGCCAACCCACTGATGAAGAGCCAACACAAAACAACGAACCGTTTATACCTAACGAAGATGTGGATGAGTACAATGACGATGAAATACAAGAAGTGCGATATGAAGATCTTTTTGGTGATGACAATGACCCTGGTATCGTTGTGCCGTTGCAGCCTACAAATGCACAACCGATTAGCATGTACGCCCCACCGGAGCACATGCAATCTATCTGTTTAGAAGAGGCACAATCTGAATCAATATATGGTTCGCACAAAACCAACTATAGTGATGTTGATTTATATGAGGGAGTGGAGTTTGAAGACAAGGAGGAGTGCGTTGCTGCTATACAACATTGGCATATCACCAACAATCTTGATTATTGGGTGTACAAATCTGATAAGAACAGATACGTGATCAAATGCAAGAATCCAGATTGCCCATTCAAATGTAGAGCTTCAATTCGCAAGAAAAACTCCATGTGGACGATAGGTAAGTTGAGTGGACCACATGTCTGCACAACCACTTCAATCTCGCAAGACCACAGACAACTGACATCAGATATTGTCTCTCACTGCATCAGGGATCTGGTTAATACCGACCCATCAATAAAGGTAAAGCTCATAATCTCTCATATAACAGGAAAGTATGGTTATAATATATCGTACAGGAAAGCGTGGATTGCAAAGGTAAAGGCCATAGAATCCCTGTATGGAAACTGGGAGACATCTTACACTGAACTTCCACAATGGTTACTGGTAATGAAAACATATCTGCCTGGAATGATAATAGACTTGGAAACGTTACATGCACTTTCAAACGAAGGAAGTCAGTTGGGTGATAAGATGATATTCCATCGTCTATTTTGGGCTTTTCAACCATGTATCCATGGTTTTGCTTATTGCAAGTCAATTGTTCAAGTCGACGAAACATGGTTGTATGGAAGGTACAGAGGGACCTTGTTGATGGTTGTGGCACAGGATGGGAATGGTAACATTTTTCCAATTGCTTTCGCTATTGTCGAGGGTGAAACCAAGGATGCTTGGAGTTTTTTCCTTTGGAATCTAAGAAGCCACGTGACACCCCAACCCAATCAATGCCTAATATCAGACAGACATCCATCAATTAAAAGTGCCTATGATGATCCTGTAAATGGATGGAAAAATCCTCCGTCTTCACATGTCTACTGCATTAGGCATATCGCGCAAAACTTTATGCGTGCGATTAGAGACAAGGAACTACGTAAAAAACTCGTCAACATGG GCTATGCATTGACGGAGTCAACGTACAACTACTATAGAACCGAAATTCGTCAGACAAATAGAGATgctttggagtggattgaaaatatCCCCAGGGAGAAGTGGGCAAGGGCGTTTGATAGAGGGCAACGATGGGGACACATGACGACTAACCTTGCAGAAGCAATGAACTCTGTGCTAAAGGCAACCAGAAACCTTCCAATAGCTTCTTTATTTTCGGCCACATATTTTCGGATGGGAGCATTATTTGGTCAACGTGGACATGAATGGACAAAAAGGTTGACATCAGGCCAAACTTTTACAGACAAGTGTATCAAGGGGATGACTGAAGAAGTCAACAAAGCAAGCAGTCATAATGTTTATCAGTTCGACCGAGAAAGGTTCTATTTTATGGTGGCCGAAAGAATAAACCGCAACGATGGGCGACCAACTGGTACTTACGGTGTTGATCTACGAAAAAGAACATGTGATTGCGGAAAATTTCAAGCGTTCCATTTGCCTTGCTCACATGTGATTGCAGCATGTGAAAGTATACGCCAAGACTACACCATTCACATACCCGACGTGTTCAAGATTCAGCATGTTTTTAAAGTCTACCAACAAAGCTTCCAGATCCTTCCACATCAAGACAATTGA
- the LOC131623925 gene encoding porphobilinogen deaminase, chloroplastic-like produces the protein MEMTLSSSSVFSLPSSSSNPSLSLLSSSFPFSSFKKVPFFKCRIRASLAVEQQTQQNKTALVRIGTRGSPLALAQAYETRDKLIASHTELAEEGAIQIVIIKTTGDKIQSQPLADIGGKGLFTKEIDEALINGDIDIAVHSMKDVPTYLPEKTILPCNLPREDVRDAFISLSAASLADLPAGSVIGTASLRRKSQILHRYPSLSVQDNFRGNVQTRLRKLSEGVVKATLLALAGLKRLNMTENVTSTLSIEDMLPAVAQGAIGIACRSNDDKMAEYLASLNHEETRLAISCERAFLTTLDGSCRTPIAGYASRDKDGNCLFRGLVASPDGTRVLETSRISPYTYEDMMKIGKDAGEELLSRAGPGFFKS, from the exons ATGGAGATGACCCTTTCTTCCTCTTCCGTATTTTctcttccatcttcatcttccaATCCATCCCTGTCCCTTCTCAGTTCCTCTTTCCCTTTCTCATCTTTCAAAAAAGTGCCTTTCTTCAAATGTCGCATCAGGGCTTCCCTTGCCGTCGAGCAACAAACCCAGCAGAATAAGACCGCTCTTGTCAGAATTGGCACCAGAGGAAG TCCGCTAGCTCTGGCCCAAGCGTACGAGACGAGAGACAAACTCATAGCATCGCATACGGAGTTAGCTGAAGAAGGAGCTATTCAAATTGTGATTATTAAAACAACCGGTGACAAAATACAATCGCAACCGCTTGCAGACATAGGTGGGAAGGGATTGTTCACAAAAGAAATAGATGAGGCACTCATAAATGGGGATATTGACATTGCTGTTCATTCAATGAAAGATGTTCCCACATACTTACCAGAGAAAACTATTTTACCGTGTAACCTTCCACGAGAGGATGTTAGAGATGCATTTATATCATTGAGTGCGGCTTCGCTAGCTGATCTACCGGCTGGAAGTGTTATTGGTACTGCTTCACTTAGACGAAAGTCACAAATCCTTCACAGATATCCATCTCTAAGT GTGCAAGATAATTTCCGTGGCAATGTTCAAACAAGGCTTAGAAAACTCAGTGAAGGGGTTGTTAAAGCTACCTTATTGGCTTTGGCTGGACTGAAACGATTAAATATGACAGAAAATGTTACTTCAACCCTATCGATAGAAGATATGCTTCCAGCTGTTGCCCAAGGTGCAATTGGAATAGCTTGTAGGAGTAATGATGATAAAATG GCAGAATATCTTGCTTCGCTGAATCATGAAGAAACAAGACTAGCAATTTCCTGCGAAAGAGCCTTCCTTACAACTTTGGACGGGTCTTGCCGAACGCCTATTGCAGGTTATGCTAGCAGAGATAAGGATGGCAATTGCTTATTTAGAGGATTAGTTGCTTCTCCTGATGGAACCCGTG TGCTTGAAACTTCCAGAATTAGTC